The Spirosoma sp. SC4-14 DNA window TTTCGGCAAATTCAACCACGTCGTAGGCAATGTCTGGAAGCGTAGCGACATACAAGACTAGTTGGTCTGCACTCTGAATGATTACAGTTGGATACTGGCCAGCGGGCATACTAGCCCGAAATGATAGTAGTTGCTGAACGGCAGCGTTGTTGGTTGGGTCGGCAACAAGAGACCAGCCCGTTTCGTCGGCAAGGGCAATGAGTTGTCCCTGTCGGAGTTGGTAAGTGATATCGCGGATGCTAGAGGTCATAATTAACCCGCGAAAATACAGCAAGTTTAGGAAAACCGCGCGCCTAAGTTTTATTTGGATGGTCGAACGACTTTCCACTGCCAGACAGGGCCTTCGTTCGGATCGTCAAAGGCATCGTTAAAGCGCATACCGCATTTTTCAAGTACTCGTACGGATGCATTCATTTCGGCCAGTGTATGTGCCTGCACAATCAACACATTGGGGTGCTCAAATGCATGGTCAATCAGTGCCTGGGCCGTTTCGGTAGCCAGCCCCTGTCCACGGTAGATAGGGTAGATTTCATAGCCAATTTCGACCATACCTGCTGAGTCAGGTTTGCCTTTGTAGCCGCCAACTCCAGCAAGCGCATTATCAGCCCGATGGATGAATAAATAAAGCCACCAGGGGCCTTCACTCGCATCGTCGGCCAAAACGGCGTGAGTATACCGAAATATGTCCATGCCAAACTCGCTCAAAACAGCCGGTACTTTAATCGAAAGGTGTTGGCTCAGCTCGGTTGGACCAGCAAAGAGAGCTTCGTAGGTAGGCAGGTCGAGCGGAAGTAATGTTAAGCGGGTAGTGGTAATAGGCAGCATACACGTAGAAGAGAAATTAACCAGTTTCTTTACGAGCATGAGCCGCGGGGCTTGCCCGTAAAGAAACTGGTTAATGAATGCTATTTTCCTGCATTCAAGGCTGTTACGGCCTCGGGCTGATAGTTATACCAGTATTCGATCAGATCGGCTATCAGACCAGTCCAGCCGGTTTGGTGGTTCGCGCCAAGGCCAGCACCTGTATCGCCGTGAAAATATTCGTAGAATAGGTAAAGGCCCTGGAAATTAGGGTCGTTTTGCATTTTTTCCTGATGGCCATAGGCGGCAATTCGTCCATTGCTATCGCGTCGGAAAATATTCATTAATCGTTCAACGACCAGAATCGTAGCTTCCTTAATGCTCATGACCTGCCCTGAGTTGGTCGGATATTCAATTTCAAAATCGTCGCCATAGTACTGGTAGAACTTAAGTAAAGCGTCGACCAGCAGGAAGTTTACCGGAAACCAGATGGGCCCCCGCCAGTTAGAATTACCACCGAACATGCTCATTTCCGATTCGGCCGGTACGTAGCGAACCTGGAAGATCTCGCTGTTCAGTTCGAATTGATACGGTGTTTTTTCGTGGTACTTCGATAAAGCCCGGATGCCATAATCAGAGAGAAATTCGGTTTCGTCGAACATCCGTTTCATGATCATTTTCATCCGATGGCCCCGCAGCAGACTCAATAAGTGTGTTTCGCCTTTGCCAGGTTCGTGCCAGCGCGAAATCAGTGAGGCCAGGTCGGGTCGGTTGGTAAGCACCCACTCCACGCGCCGTTTAAAATCTGGGAGCTTAGACAACAGCTCTTCGTCCAGAATCTCAACAGCAAACAAGGGAATCAGGCCCACCATAGAGCGGATTTTGAGCAGGCGGGCGTTTTGGTCGGGTGTATGTAATACATCATAATAAAACTGATCGACTTCGTCCCAGAGGCTAATATTTTGTTTGCCGAGGTTATTCATAGCCGACGCAATGTGCAGGAAGTGCTCGAAAAACTTGCTGGCCATATCCTGATAGGAGGGGCGGGTCAGTGAAATCTCGCAGGCTATCCGAAGCATATTCAGCGTATACATTGCCATCCAGCCCGTGCCGTCGGCCTGTTCGATGCGTCCGCCCATGGGCAGAGGCTGCGACCGGTCAAAAACGCCGATATTATCCAGCCCCAGGAACCCACCCCCAAAAATATTATTTCCGGCTACGTCTTTTCGATTGACCCACCACGTAAAATTCAGCAGGAGCTTATGAAACACCCGTTCGAGGAATCCTACGTCGCCAACGCCATTGAGGTCGCGGTCGATCTCGTAGACTTTCCAGGTTGCCCAGGCATGAACCGGCGGGTTTACATCGCTGAAGTTCCACTCGTAGGCAGGTATCTGGCCGTTGGGATGCATATAATATTCCCGCAGAATAACGGCCAATTGCCGCTTGGCAAAATGAGGGTCAAGCCGGGCCAGCGTCAGTGTATGAAAAGCCAGGTCCCAGGCGGCAAACCACGGATATTCCCATTTGTCGGGCATCGACAGAATGTTGGCCGTATACATATGCCGCCAGCTTTCGTTACGTGCGTATACACGCCCCTGAAAAGGCACTGGCATTTTAGGGTCGCCTTTGAGCCATTCGTTCACATTGTAGTAATAAAACTGCTTGTTCCAGAGCATACCCGCATAAGCCTGCCGCTGAATGGCCAGCAGTTCGGTGTCGGTAACGTTTTTTTGCAGCTCCCCAAAAAAAGCGTTGGCTTCGGTCAGCCGTTTGTTCCAGATTTCATCAAAATCGGCAAAGGGTTGAGCCAAATGGGTTTGGTCACTAAAACGAAGGCGAATGCTTACGCTGCTCCCGGCCGGTATTTGTCGGGTATACTGCGCTGAGGCTTTTGTGCCAATTTGATTTGGATTGATAAACCCTTTTTTACCTCCCGAGGTAATATAGTTATTGATTGAGTCTTTTGGGTGTTTCGACAGGTTAGGACGACCATAGAGCCGTTCGGTATTGGTTTCGTTTTCGCAGAAAAGCAGGGCGTCGGCGTCTTCGCAATACAGTTTGTATTTTCCTAACTGTTTATGATTGACCTCGATTTGCCGGTTGCCAATGCCATTGAGCATTGGTTTGGCATTGTATTGTTCATACCCCCACGACCAGGTATTTCGGAACCAGATGGTAGGCAACAGAGTCAGAGGAGCAGGCTTTTCCGAACGGTTATGAGCCGTTACTTTTACCAGCCAGTCATTCTGGTCGGCTTTGGCATATTCAATGAATATATCGAAATACTCATCATTGTTAAAGATGCCCGTGTCCATTAGCTCAAACTCAGGCTCCTGACGGCCCCGGCGCGATGTTTCGATGACCAGCCGATTGTAGGGATACTCCTGCTGCGGATATTTATACAGCATTTTCATGTACGAATGGGTCGGTGTACTATCCAGATAGTAGTACAATTCCTTCACATCTTCGCCATGATTACCTTCCGGGCCTGACAGGCCAAAAAAGCGTTCTTTCAGAATGTTATCCTTATGATTCCAGAACGCCAGCGCAAAGCAGATATGGCCTTTATTATCCGATATGCCCCCAATTCCCTCTTCGCCCCAGCGATACGCACGGGAACGGGCCATATCGTGGTTTACATGATTCCATGCATCACCATAGGGGCTATAGTCCTCGCGGACTGTTCCCCAGGCACGATCTGAAAGATAAGGACCCCATTTTTTCCAGCCTTTGTTGTCGGCTCGTTCGTAAATACGTTCGCGCTCTGCTGTTGGCATTTGTTGTACGGTAGGTTAATAGTTGTTAGTTTTTATCCTTGCATTGAAACAAAAACAAATCATGTAGTTACATTGAAAGAGTTGCAAAAACGCCTGTTTTGGTAACTAATTGATTACTAGATAGGTTTCTGTAAGTCGATGGCAGAGCATATCTCCTTAGACTGAAAAAGTACAGCACCGTCTCATTTTTCCTTTACTGCTGCCAGCACTCGCCTGATCAGTTCGTTAGGATTACCATTATGCCATCGCCAGACAATCACAAGATCATGTTCGGGATCGACCCAAATAGTGTTTGAGCCAGCTCCCAGGGCCGCAAAACTGGTGGCAGGAGCATCGGGCCATGCTTTTTTACCCGTTTTGCTCGTTCCGGTATTTAGCCACCACAGGTAGCCATAATCAGGACCAACAGGACTTGGCGTTGTTGCCTGTTTCACCCAATTTGCTGAAACAATCTGTTGGTTCTTCCAACGACCCTGACGCAAAAACAGATAGCCGAAACGGGCTTCGTCGCGGGTGTTGATCCAGAGGCCACCGCCCCAGCGAGTTCCACCACTTACGGATGGCATTTGCTTACCATCGACCTCTGCAACTGCATTTGGGTAAGGCACATATTGCCAGGTAGTTGATGCCCCAATAGGGTTCATAATTTCATCTTTAACGACCTCGGGCAGGGGTTTCTTCCATAATCGCAGCAACGATAGTGCCAGTCGGTTGATCCGAACGTCGTTATATTCATAATAAGAACCCGGCTCTTGAAGTGTACGCGGTTTGCGTTCGCCTTTGCCAAAGGCTTCTTTACCAACGAAATCACTATTTTTCCCCCAGAGAGTGCCTTCCCATTCGCTACTTTGCTGGAGGTGATTTTCCCAGGTTATGGGTTTATTTTGGGCCGATTCGTAACCGCCGTCATGAATCAAATTGGCCACCGGTTCGTGAATGTCGGGAATCATACCGCGCTCCAGCGTAATGCCCGCTACAGTCGACAAAACGCTCTTGGCAACACTGTAAGTAGGATCTGGGCGTCTGGTGTCGCCCCATTCGGCAACAATATAGCCATGCCGTAGAACAATGCCATTCGTGGCTGCCCGGCTGGAGGGCATTGGGCCTAGCAGCTTGCCAAAAATTTCTTCCTGCGTTGAAAAGTCAGGAGCCATCTGTTTGGTTTCCTGCGTTTTGGCAAAGGCAACTGCTTCGTTGAGCAAAGCCGCATCCATACCCGCTTTTTCCGGAGCAAGGTGTGCCCAGTTATCACCTTCAGGAGGGAAATAAAGTTTCGATACAGAAGCCGATCGACGACAGCCTGCTAAAACAAGCAGCGCTAACGCAATGAAAGCAAGTCTTCGGAAAAGAGGTAAGGGCATCTTCACTATTGAATCGGTGTTTTCCCAGTACTGCTTTGAGAAACTAAAGCTCTAAGTTATAGGATTTAAGGAAAAATTTAGCCCGTTTGAGGACGAGAATCTAAAGCTTCTTTGTCAATTTATAAACCCTCTTAGGTATGTACTATAAAAGCCGAGTAAGTATAATTTTTCTATATATATAGTAGGATAATTTAACAGAATGGAGAAAACAGACGATTGGGTTTTGTGATTTTTAACGAAACATTAACCTCCATTTTATTACGTTTTGGGTACTATTTCTGTTTTATGTACAGACAATGAACCTCCCCGATGCCCGATACAGACGGTGTCGGTTTTCGCGGTACCGGGCTAGCTCGTTGTGGTTTTAAACAAGATCATTCAAGACGAGGAAGCACATTCCTAAGCTAGATTGTCAATCATGAAAACGCTTTTTTTGAATACACCTGCCAAGTCGTTACTGCTTACTGTTGGATTACTAGTAGGCGGGTATCAACTAGCTGTTGCTCAGGCACCAGACGCCGGGCAGCAGTCGATTGTCAATACCGATAAAACAATTGTTCCGGCCATTGCTCCTTATCGCGACGATGTTCGTCGATCCATTCTATTGGTGAGTGCACAGCCCCTAGTACTCGATAAACTGGCTCAGCAACGACAGGCCAGTCAGCAGGCATTTACTACCTTGATTCAATCGTATGGTCAGAATAAACAAAGCTGGTTCTATACCCTGTCACGGTACCCCGATCTTATGCACACGTTAGCTACTTTGCCTGCGGGTAGTAGCGAATCGTCGGTAAATGCCTTAACGAATACTTTGCCTGCTGATTTGCAGGAGGCAGCCTGGAAACTATATCGCCATCACAACAACGATTTGGTTGAGGTCGATAATCTGAATCAGCGGGCTCAGCAAAATTTTGAAGAGCTGATTGCTCCCCTCGATGTATCGACTCAGACCGCATTTCGGCAACTGATTGATATGCCCGACGTGCTGAGCCAATTGACCGA harbors:
- a CDS encoding serine hydrolase — protein: MPLPLFRRLAFIALALLVLAGCRRSASVSKLYFPPEGDNWAHLAPEKAGMDAALLNEAVAFAKTQETKQMAPDFSTQEEIFGKLLGPMPSSRAATNGIVLRHGYIVAEWGDTRRPDPTYSVAKSVLSTVAGITLERGMIPDIHEPVANLIHDGGYESAQNKPITWENHLQQSSEWEGTLWGKNSDFVGKEAFGKGERKPRTLQEPGSYYEYNDVRINRLALSLLRLWKKPLPEVVKDEIMNPIGASTTWQYVPYPNAVAEVDGKQMPSVSGGTRWGGGLWINTRDEARFGYLFLRQGRWKNQQIVSANWVKQATTPSPVGPDYGYLWWLNTGTSKTGKKAWPDAPATSFAALGAGSNTIWVDPEHDLVIVWRWHNGNPNELIRRVLAAVKEK
- a CDS encoding GNAT family N-acetyltransferase; protein product: MLPITTTRLTLLPLDLPTYEALFAGPTELSQHLSIKVPAVLSEFGMDIFRYTHAVLADDASEGPWWLYLFIHRADNALAGVGGYKGKPDSAGMVEIGYEIYPIYRGQGLATETAQALIDHAFEHPNVLIVQAHTLAEMNASVRVLEKCGMRFNDAFDDPNEGPVWQWKVVRPSK
- a CDS encoding glucosidase: MPTAERERIYERADNKGWKKWGPYLSDRAWGTVREDYSPYGDAWNHVNHDMARSRAYRWGEEGIGGISDNKGHICFALAFWNHKDNILKERFFGLSGPEGNHGEDVKELYYYLDSTPTHSYMKMLYKYPQQEYPYNRLVIETSRRGRQEPEFELMDTGIFNNDEYFDIFIEYAKADQNDWLVKVTAHNRSEKPAPLTLLPTIWFRNTWSWGYEQYNAKPMLNGIGNRQIEVNHKQLGKYKLYCEDADALLFCENETNTERLYGRPNLSKHPKDSINNYITSGGKKGFINPNQIGTKASAQYTRQIPAGSSVSIRLRFSDQTHLAQPFADFDEIWNKRLTEANAFFGELQKNVTDTELLAIQRQAYAGMLWNKQFYYYNVNEWLKGDPKMPVPFQGRVYARNESWRHMYTANILSMPDKWEYPWFAAWDLAFHTLTLARLDPHFAKRQLAVILREYYMHPNGQIPAYEWNFSDVNPPVHAWATWKVYEIDRDLNGVGDVGFLERVFHKLLLNFTWWVNRKDVAGNNIFGGGFLGLDNIGVFDRSQPLPMGGRIEQADGTGWMAMYTLNMLRIACEISLTRPSYQDMASKFFEHFLHIASAMNNLGKQNISLWDEVDQFYYDVLHTPDQNARLLKIRSMVGLIPLFAVEILDEELLSKLPDFKRRVEWVLTNRPDLASLISRWHEPGKGETHLLSLLRGHRMKMIMKRMFDETEFLSDYGIRALSKYHEKTPYQFELNSEIFQVRYVPAESEMSMFGGNSNWRGPIWFPVNFLLVDALLKFYQYYGDDFEIEYPTNSGQVMSIKEATILVVERLMNIFRRDSNGRIAAYGHQEKMQNDPNFQGLYLFYEYFHGDTGAGLGANHQTGWTGLIADLIEYWYNYQPEAVTALNAGK